In the genome of Actinomycetota bacterium, the window CTGCTTGCAGATGGAGCGCAGGCAGCCACCGGAATCAAGGTGCTGGCAAACGGCCAGGCGGCCTTGACCGTCAAGCAGATTGCCGGACTCGCGAAGGTCGGTGGCTCAGTCAATCTCGGGACTGTCAAGGGGGTTCCCACCGTTGTCGTCCGAACCGGAGCGTCCACGTATGCGGCCCTTGATCTGCGCTGCACCCATCAGGGCGTCACCGTCCAGAGTGCCAATGGAGCCTGGGCATGCCCTGCGCATGGCTCGAGGTTCGCCGCAAATGGAGCCGTGACGGGTGGGCCGGCGATGCGAAATCTCAACTCCGTCAAGAGCACATTCAAGAATGGCGTACTGACAGTCGGATAGCTGCGAAAAGAAGAAGGCCCATCGCGATGCGACGGGCCTTCTGACGTGGGCGATACTGGAATCGAACCAGTGACCTCTTCCGTGTCAAGGAAGCGCGCTAGCCCCTGCGCCAATCGCCCAAGACCGGAGAAGACTACACGTGCAGGATGCAGTGGGGTCAGTTGGTCAAGGCAGGCTTCACACCTCGAGGTGGAGACGGGATTTGAACCCGTGTAGACGGCTTTGCAGGCCGTTGCCTCGCCTCTCGGCCACTCCACCGGTGCGCTTGAAGGCGCTGTCCGCGCCAAATTGGCGCTAACGAGCGGACGACGGGATTCGAACCCGCGACCCTCACCTTGGCAAGGTGATGCGCTACCAGCTGCGCTACGTCCGCATGACCTGAACGGTCGATGAAGAAGACTATCTGACGTGCCGCACTGACGCGAACGTGGGGAGAGGCGCGCGGCAGAATGGTGAAGTGATCATTCAGGCTGACGAAGCGGTGGCATACGCCGGCGGCTTGTGGGCCACTGAACTCATGGAAGTGAGCACTGACTGGTCAGTCCTTGATTCCACGGGGCGATGGATCTGTGTGGTGCCGTATGAAGGTGTTCCGCAGTTCTTGCGCTTCGCTTCGTGGACAGCCAGCACTCCGACACTGACCGACAGCACTTGGATTGGCCCGGGCGTGGATTCGTGGATGAGTTCCATGAGCCAAACGGAGTACATGGACGCTGTTGAAACCACGAGGGAAGCCGTCGCAGCTGGTGAGGTCTATCAGGCCAATATCTGTCGCGTGCTTCGCGCTCAACTTGGCACGCAAGATCGGGACATTGCCGCATTGCACCAACTGCTGATGCGCGACAACCCGGCGCCGTTTGCCTTCATGCTGCGCGTGCCGACTCTAGGTTTGCATATTGCCTCCGCCAGTCCGGAGTTGTTCCTGTCTCGAGAGCAATCCCTCCTGGTCTCCGGGCCGATCAAGGGCACCGGACGAACTCGTGTGGACCTCACAGACAAGGACCGAGCAGAGAACATCATGATCGTTGATCTTGTCCGCAATGATCTGGCGCGGGTCTCTGCTGTCGGCACGGTGGAGGTGCCAGATCTCTTGCTGGAGGAAACGCATCCTGGCCTCGTGCATCTCGTGTCGCACGTGTCGGGTCGCCTGATTCCCCGGACGACCTGGGAACAGATATTCGACGCTACGTTTCCACCCGGTTCGATCACGGGTGCACCGAAGTCGACTGCGGT includes:
- a CDS encoding Rieske 2Fe-2S domain-containing protein encodes the protein MTSGSLDRRTLLLGLCGITAAGLGTALLADGAQAATGIKVLANGQAALTVKQIAGLAKVGGSVNLGTVKGVPTVVVRTGASTYAALDLRCTHQGVTVQSANGAWACPAHGSRFAANGAVTGGPAMRNLNSVKSTFKNGVLTVG
- a CDS encoding chorismate-binding protein, with amino-acid sequence MQADEAVAYAGGLWATELMEVSTDWSVLDSTGRWICVVPYEGVPQFLRFASWTASTPTLTDSTWIGPGVDSWMSSMSQTEYMDAVETTREAVAAGEVYQANICRVLRAQLGTQDRDIAALHQLLMRDNPAPFAFMLRVPTLGLHIASASPELFLSREQSLLVSGPIKGTGRTRVDLTDKDRAENIMIVDLVRNDLARVSAVGTVEVPDLLLEETHPGLVHLVSHVSGRLIPRTTWEQIFDATFPPGSITGAPKSTAVKLIAALEPASRSWYCGAMGWVDADEAGAGLSVGIRSFWIEGNELCFGTGAGITWLSDAEREWQETELKAAHLITVAGQSWDATDGRVS